In a single window of the Niabella ginsenosidivorans genome:
- a CDS encoding AAA family ATPase has translation MTQNRPYLFLNRLVVVTHTGVIAYDETFHLGVNIIRGVNSSGKSTIANFIFFALGGNFENWTTEALKCREVFAEVNINGAVVTLRRYIGEGSNKPMNIFWGAYEASRKNAIEWQTYPYRQTAQTTSYTNILFKALNFPEVKNTDTDSNITMHQLLRLMYIDQDTPTQSLFRFERFDLPLTRQTIAEVLLGVYDDTLYTQRLNLRTAQKLQEDKKRQYEHLNRLFSRSGTETNLEAIQAQIEDTRQEYNSNEEKIVELKATQRVRTNTRTATNSEVLQQALSSTKSALKTTQEQADQLEFDVFDSRQFIKTLEKRVYDLNNSLLTRKTLGELPLTHCPQCLSLLDANHPESICLLCKQPLTEDAEKANAKRLLVEMELQIKESEGLLEEKEKQLLDLRGQLVVLQQRVRLEQKQLDAAISNVQSTRDDRIDALLIRQGELTRQLEYLAEQIKIVSVLKQLKSELEELAATIKGLQLEIEDKEARQRANFDKAMRKIKEYTLQILKADLDRQEEFKNPRNLEIDFMKDVFTLDGGNNFSASSKTYFKNAVLFAIFFAGVELDYFRYPRFILCDNMEDNGMEKIRTQNFQKAITDISNGLKNPHQIIFTTSMVNDDLNNTPLCIGREYSSNDKSLRMKSQ, from the coding sequence ATGACCCAAAATAGACCTTATCTCTTTTTGAATCGGCTGGTAGTAGTAACACATACCGGTGTAATCGCCTACGATGAAACGTTCCATTTAGGCGTAAACATTATTAGAGGCGTGAATAGTTCTGGTAAGTCCACTATCGCCAATTTCATTTTCTTTGCTCTTGGAGGTAACTTTGAGAACTGGACTACTGAAGCTTTAAAGTGCCGGGAGGTATTTGCAGAAGTTAACATTAATGGCGCCGTGGTAACTTTGCGGCGATATATAGGAGAAGGCAGCAATAAGCCGATGAACATTTTTTGGGGAGCTTATGAAGCATCTCGGAAAAATGCAATTGAATGGCAGACATATCCATATCGTCAGACGGCCCAGACAACCAGCTATACAAATATTCTTTTTAAAGCGTTGAACTTTCCAGAAGTAAAGAATACGGATACTGACAGCAATATTACAATGCACCAGTTATTGAGGCTGATGTACATTGACCAAGATACTCCAACACAAAGCCTATTTCGGTTTGAAAGATTTGATTTACCATTGACGCGGCAAACCATTGCTGAAGTATTATTAGGTGTTTATGACGACACCTTGTACACGCAACGCCTGAATCTTCGGACGGCTCAAAAATTACAGGAAGATAAGAAAAGACAGTATGAACACTTGAATCGTCTTTTTAGCCGATCCGGAACAGAAACAAACTTAGAAGCTATTCAGGCTCAGATAGAAGATACAAGGCAAGAGTATAACAGTAATGAAGAAAAAATCGTAGAACTCAAAGCTACCCAAAGAGTACGTACAAATACTCGGACGGCTACTAATTCGGAAGTTCTGCAACAAGCTCTTTCATCAACCAAAAGTGCTTTGAAGACAACCCAGGAACAGGCTGATCAGCTGGAATTTGATGTGTTTGACTCAAGACAATTTATTAAAACATTGGAGAAGCGAGTATATGATCTTAATAATTCTTTATTAACACGTAAAACATTAGGGGAACTTCCACTTACGCACTGCCCACAGTGCTTGTCTTTGCTCGATGCCAATCACCCCGAGAGTATTTGCCTGTTGTGCAAACAGCCGCTGACTGAGGACGCTGAAAAAGCGAATGCCAAAAGGTTGCTGGTGGAAATGGAATTACAGATTAAGGAGTCCGAAGGTCTGTTAGAAGAAAAGGAAAAACAGCTTCTGGATCTAAGAGGCCAATTGGTTGTACTACAACAGCGGGTGAGGTTGGAACAAAAACAGCTGGACGCCGCCATTTCTAATGTGCAATCTACCCGTGACGACCGTATAGATGCGCTGCTCATTCGTCAAGGAGAACTAACTCGGCAACTGGAATATCTCGCCGAGCAAATAAAGATAGTCAGCGTTTTAAAACAGTTGAAAAGTGAATTGGAAGAACTTGCGGCTACAATCAAAGGCCTACAATTAGAAATCGAGGATAAGGAAGCCAGACAAAGAGCCAACTTTGATAAGGCAATGCGGAAAATAAAAGAATATACATTGCAGATTTTGAAAGCTGATCTTGATCGTCAAGAAGAATTCAAAAATCCTCGAAATTTGGAAATAGATTTCATGAAAGATGTCTTCACTCTCGATGGAGGGAATAATTTTTCAGCGAGTTCTAAGACTTATTTTAAAAATGCGGTATTGTTTGCTATATTTTTCGCTGGAGTAGAGTTGGATTATTTCCGCTATCCTCGTTTTATTCTGTGCGACAATATGGAAGATAATGGAATGGAAAAAATACGAACTCAAAATTTTCAAAAAGCTATTACCGACATTTCTAATGGCTTGAAAAACCCTCATCAGATAATCTTCACCACTTCTATGGTTAATGACGATCTCAATAATACGCCACTTTGTATAGGCCGAGAATATAGTTCGAATGACAAATCCTTGCGGATGAAATCTCAATAA
- a CDS encoding ABC-three component system middle component 5 gives MLVYHPAFDLYHCVFRILQILEHMKRKDVEVDRLRIWDFYLTFPNEARKIRFPQDLKELKRVFKSNAPNPYEDLMDAKRILLRMRSYQEAALKCLASYKLIDTEELNRGIIRRTDQTIPDEIKEKLAQLNIEQQNVLKLVEGFNELPLFGKSGLKERTGLIDFKYDPK, from the coding sequence ATGTTAGTATATCATCCCGCATTTGACCTCTATCACTGCGTTTTCAGGATACTTCAAATACTTGAGCACATGAAGCGTAAAGATGTGGAAGTAGATCGGCTACGGATATGGGATTTTTATCTCACTTTCCCAAACGAAGCGAGGAAAATACGTTTTCCGCAGGATCTGAAAGAGTTAAAACGAGTTTTCAAGTCTAATGCTCCTAATCCATACGAAGACCTCATGGATGCGAAAAGGATTTTATTGCGTATGAGATCTTATCAAGAGGCTGCTTTGAAATGCTTGGCTTCTTACAAACTGATTGACACCGAAGAATTGAACCGGGGTATTATAAGAAGAACGGATCAGACAATCCCCGATGAAATTAAAGAAAAATTGGCCCAATTGAATATTGAACAGCAGAACGTTTTAAAATTAGTCGAAGGGTTTAATGAGCTGCCTTTGTTTGGTAAATCTGGATTAAAAGAACGAACAGGACTTATTGATTTTAAGTATGACCCAAAATAG
- a CDS encoding ABC-three component system protein, giving the protein MAIENQVEVKDTQIGGDLTGRDKIVLDFSTKQAQSAYLKNLYEKFEKEKQDNPDFKEICEDLNYFTTQNGKEEIIGLKNKLEAGKRQELIKYATEVKERFHKKLIATSQYSLVAQDINIHILAKVKTAFVMEVYSMIIEGQSPNVINLLIRERIINPVMQELGINIFKYTEEDIMGMIFFLTGNCHIKWTR; this is encoded by the coding sequence ATGGCGATAGAAAACCAGGTTGAAGTAAAAGATACTCAGATTGGAGGTGATTTGACTGGCCGGGATAAAATTGTTCTTGATTTTTCGACCAAGCAGGCGCAAAGTGCCTACCTTAAAAATTTGTACGAGAAGTTTGAAAAGGAAAAGCAGGACAACCCAGATTTCAAAGAAATCTGTGAAGATTTGAATTATTTCACTACGCAGAACGGGAAGGAAGAGATTATTGGGCTTAAAAATAAATTAGAAGCCGGAAAACGCCAGGAACTGATAAAATATGCTACCGAAGTTAAAGAAAGGTTTCATAAAAAACTTATAGCCACTTCACAATATTCACTTGTAGCACAGGATATTAACATACATATATTAGCAAAGGTAAAGACTGCATTTGTAATGGAGGTCTATTCAATGATTATAGAAGGACAATCACCAAATGTCATCAATCTATTAATTCGGGAACGGATCATTAACCCTGTGATGCAAGAATTAGGCATTAATATTTTTAAATATACTGAAGAAGATATTATGGGTATGATCTTCTTTTTAACAGGTAATTGTCATATAAAATGGACTCGATAA
- a CDS encoding endonuclease/exonuclease/phosphatase family protein, which produces MPFYQYIQAGTPAGKRTLQRLLALRQKLKAEVPVKQLEGNLLLATWNIREFDSPAYADRLLESFYYIAEIVSHFDIIAIQEVRDDLKALKKLVQILGSNWHYVITDVTAGNQGNKERLAFVFDTRKVKFGGLAGELVLPPFQKKDPETGQTIYEPVQQLARTPYTCGFTAGWTNFQLTTVHVLYGDAKPDNPDRIREIQTIATTLSKRADGKAEWSNNNILLGDFNIYDPADFTYAAIVNAGFTIPLELQHLPSNALKNKFYDQIAFKVRPGRFNTTGKAGVFDYYDTVFRAEDEAEYVKEMGEAYHTTAAGTPRTNKSAYYKTYWRTHQMSDHLPMWVEICMDYTDDYLQSRERPPQKEDDPS; this is translated from the coding sequence ATGCCGTTCTATCAATATATTCAGGCAGGTACGCCAGCCGGTAAGCGCACCCTGCAACGCCTGCTGGCACTCCGGCAAAAGCTGAAAGCCGAAGTACCCGTCAAACAACTGGAAGGTAACCTGCTGCTGGCTACCTGGAATATCAGGGAATTTGATTCACCCGCTTATGCCGACAGGCTGCTGGAATCTTTTTACTATATCGCAGAGATCGTCTCCCATTTTGATATTATCGCCATACAGGAAGTGCGGGACGACCTGAAAGCGCTCAAAAAACTGGTACAAATCTTAGGTAGTAACTGGCATTATGTAATTACCGATGTTACTGCCGGTAACCAGGGCAATAAAGAACGGCTGGCTTTTGTATTTGACACCCGAAAAGTAAAGTTTGGCGGGCTGGCCGGGGAATTGGTATTGCCTCCGTTTCAGAAAAAAGACCCGGAAACAGGACAAACTATTTATGAGCCGGTACAGCAATTGGCGCGTACGCCCTATACCTGTGGCTTTACCGCTGGCTGGACCAACTTCCAACTGACCACCGTTCATGTTTTATACGGCGATGCCAAACCTGATAACCCGGACCGAATACGTGAAATCCAAACAATTGCCACCACGCTTTCCAAAAGAGCGGACGGTAAAGCAGAATGGTCCAACAACAATATACTGTTAGGCGATTTCAACATTTACGACCCTGCCGATTTTACTTATGCGGCCATAGTCAACGCCGGGTTTACCATTCCGCTCGAATTGCAACATTTACCTTCAAACGCTTTAAAGAATAAATTTTACGACCAGATCGCTTTTAAAGTAAGGCCGGGACGTTTTAACACCACAGGCAAAGCAGGCGTATTTGATTATTATGATACAGTGTTCAGGGCTGAAGATGAAGCCGAATATGTAAAAGAAATGGGCGAAGCCTATCATACCACTGCAGCAGGAACACCGCGTACCAACAAAAGCGCCTATTACAAAACTTATTGGCGCACACACCAGATGTCCGACCATTTGCCCATGTGGGTAGAAATTTGTATGGATTATACGGATGATTACCTGCAGTCCCGCGAGCGCCCGCCGCAGAAGGAAGACGATCCTTCCTGA
- a CDS encoding DUF932 domain-containing protein → MAHNLNFNEQTGQYSFFSVKEKAWHGLGKIVQDYPTSKEAIRFAGLDYEVIKADIFTTSYKRDGHYTEQIRTHSATVRTDTGDVLGVVGKDYEVVQNADAFSFFDAIVGGEGIQYETAGALGKGERIFITAKLPHYIKVGNNDLIEQYLFLTTSHDGYGSITAAFTPVRVVCANTLNAAMRSHSKAVKIRHTANAKERLEQAHKVMGISNNLSLELEQIFNRWTKVRITDPEVKKLIQLAMVPNKEVLHNLQTGAEDEISAVFKNICNSVYEYAMTHPTQQMETTKGTVFGAYNAVTGYFQNVRTYKDSESKLKSILFGGTGQLRTQAAFNRCNDFATKGSNALLLN, encoded by the coding sequence ATGGCACATAATCTAAATTTCAATGAGCAAACAGGACAGTACAGTTTCTTTTCAGTAAAAGAAAAAGCGTGGCATGGATTGGGAAAAATTGTACAGGACTATCCCACCAGCAAAGAAGCCATCCGGTTTGCCGGGCTGGATTATGAAGTAATTAAAGCAGATATTTTTACTACTTCTTATAAACGTGATGGTCATTATACCGAACAGATCAGAACCCACTCTGCCACAGTCCGTACAGATACAGGCGATGTATTAGGTGTAGTCGGTAAAGATTACGAAGTTGTACAAAATGCGGATGCCTTTAGTTTTTTTGACGCTATTGTAGGCGGTGAAGGCATCCAGTATGAAACAGCCGGGGCGCTCGGTAAAGGAGAACGAATTTTTATTACTGCCAAATTGCCCCATTATATTAAAGTGGGTAATAATGACCTTATAGAGCAATATTTATTCTTAACTACTTCCCACGATGGATACGGCAGCATTACCGCCGCTTTTACTCCGGTACGTGTTGTTTGCGCCAACACCTTAAATGCTGCTATGCGCAGCCACAGCAAAGCGGTTAAAATTCGCCATACCGCAAACGCTAAAGAGCGTTTGGAACAGGCGCACAAAGTAATGGGCATCAGTAATAACCTTTCGTTGGAACTGGAACAGATTTTTAATCGCTGGACGAAAGTACGCATTACTGACCCAGAAGTAAAGAAGCTGATACAGCTTGCAATGGTTCCTAATAAAGAAGTGTTGCACAATTTACAAACCGGTGCGGAAGATGAAATATCCGCGGTATTTAAAAATATCTGCAATTCTGTGTACGAATATGCAATGACACACCCCACACAGCAAATGGAAACCACCAAAGGAACTGTGTTTGGGGCTTACAATGCCGTTACAGGTTATTTCCAGAATGTACGCACTTACAAAGACAGCGAAAGCAAATTAAAATCCATTTTGTTTGGTGGAACCGGGCAACTGCGCACACAGGCTGCATTTAACCGGTGCAATGATTTTGCCACCAAAGGAAGCAATGCTTTATTACTCAATTAA
- a CDS encoding single-stranded DNA-binding protein, whose amino-acid sequence MQTIIGRLTADATIATLEDGRTVVGFTIAQNDRFKVKGSDEVKQVTNFYQCAYWMGTGIAAHLKKGMLVEAAGRVGVNAWQGADGTAKARLTLHVQYIQLHGKAKTASASSEEPAPETQTEKDNLPF is encoded by the coding sequence ATGCAAACAATTATCGGACGCTTAACAGCAGATGCAACAATCGCAACATTAGAAGATGGTCGTACAGTAGTCGGTTTCACTATTGCCCAAAATGACCGCTTTAAAGTAAAAGGATCAGACGAAGTAAAGCAGGTAACTAATTTTTATCAATGTGCTTACTGGATGGGTACCGGTATTGCCGCCCATTTGAAAAAAGGCATGTTGGTTGAAGCTGCCGGGCGTGTAGGCGTGAACGCATGGCAGGGCGCAGACGGTACCGCCAAAGCGCGTTTAACCCTGCATGTGCAGTACATCCAGTTACACGGCAAAGCAAAGACAGCAAGCGCAAGCAGTGAAGAACCTGCACCGGAAACCCAAACCGAAAAAGACAATTTACCCTTCTAA
- a CDS encoding helix-turn-helix domain-containing protein, translating into MIEIEQPKKVHHGRNIKRFRELFGLKQEALALELGPDWSQKKVSRLEEHEVVEDEILKQIALVLKIPKEAIENFTEEAAINYFNTFNDNSGSGSCSSYSTFNFNAPEDYKQLIEENKKLYESLLTAEREKVALLEKLLNERK; encoded by the coding sequence ATGATAGAAATAGAACAACCTAAAAAAGTCCATCATGGCCGTAACATTAAACGTTTCCGTGAATTGTTTGGACTAAAACAGGAAGCATTAGCTTTAGAGTTGGGACCGGACTGGTCGCAAAAGAAAGTGTCGCGCCTGGAAGAACATGAGGTAGTGGAAGATGAAATCCTTAAACAGATAGCCCTGGTATTGAAAATACCCAAAGAAGCTATTGAGAATTTTACAGAAGAAGCAGCTATCAATTACTTTAATACGTTTAATGATAATAGTGGTTCCGGATCGTGTAGCAGCTATAGCACTTTTAATTTTAATGCACCGGAAGATTATAAACAATTGATAGAAGAAAACAAAAAGCTCTATGAAAGCTTACTGACCGCCGAAAGGGAAAAAGTAGCACTGCTGGAAAAATTGTTGAACGAAAGGAAATAA